A window of the Chloroflexus sp. Y-396-1 genome harbors these coding sequences:
- the atpH gene encoding ATP synthase F1 subunit delta: MATTIDARELAAPLVEALLTTAAEQIRAAAPRVAGLSVNDAAAVLPADLLPQVRNFLLAMVKEGLAGELNAVAAALPGYLDTVGSQAIDASVTSAIELSDEQKERISRELQQRYGRVHVTYHVDPTLIGGLIIRVGDQVLDNSLRTRLSAIQRVLQAS; encoded by the coding sequence ATGGCAACGACCATTGACGCACGAGAACTGGCTGCTCCGCTGGTAGAAGCACTCTTGACAACGGCTGCTGAGCAGATTCGGGCCGCTGCCCCGCGTGTTGCCGGTCTGTCGGTTAATGACGCAGCAGCGGTATTGCCGGCTGATTTGCTGCCACAAGTGCGAAACTTCTTGCTCGCTATGGTAAAAGAGGGGCTGGCCGGTGAACTCAACGCAGTGGCTGCTGCGCTGCCAGGTTACCTCGATACCGTCGGTAGCCAGGCAATTGATGCCAGTGTCACCAGTGCGATTGAGTTGAGCGATGAGCAGAAAGAGCGGATTAGCCGCGAGTTGCAGCAACGCTACGGCAGGGTACATGTAACGTATCATGTTGATCCGACCCTGATCGGTGGTTTGATTATTCGGGTTGGTGATCAGGTGCTTGATAATAGTCTCCGCACACGCCTGAGCGCCATCCAACGTGTCTTGCAGGCAAGTTAA
- a CDS encoding F0F1 ATP synthase subunit B, whose translation MEALGINPTLFIAQLINFLLLIFILRALLYRPIMNLLNERTKRIEESVRDAEKVREQLANARRDYEAEIAKARQEAARIVAQAQERAKQQEAEIIAQARREAERLKEEARLQAEQERARMLSEAKSQIAELVTLTASRVLGAELQARGHDALIAESLAALDRRN comes from the coding sequence GTGGAAGCATTAGGTATTAATCCGACCCTGTTTATCGCGCAACTGATCAACTTTCTGTTGCTCATCTTCATTCTGCGAGCGCTCTTGTACCGACCGATAATGAACTTGCTGAACGAGCGCACCAAGCGGATTGAGGAGAGTGTCCGCGATGCGGAAAAGGTACGCGAGCAGTTGGCTAACGCCAGACGTGATTACGAGGCAGAAATTGCTAAGGCGCGTCAGGAAGCGGCTCGCATCGTTGCCCAGGCGCAGGAGCGGGCCAAGCAGCAGGAAGCAGAGATCATTGCGCAGGCACGTCGCGAGGCCGAGCGTCTGAAGGAAGAAGCTCGTCTCCAGGCCGAACAGGAGCGCGCTCGTATGTTGAGCGAGGCAAAGAGCCAGATCGCCGAGCTGGTAACTTTGACAGCCAGCCGTGTTTTGGGAGCAGAACTCCAGGCTCGCGGTCACGACGCATTGATTGCCGAGTCGCTGGCAGCGCTTGATCGCCGTAACTAA
- the atpE gene encoding ATP synthase F0 subunit C, which translates to MEGLNLVATALAVGLGAIGPGVGIGIIVSGAVQAIGRNPEIENRVVTYMFIGIAFTEALAIFGLVIAFLIGFGVLQ; encoded by the coding sequence ATGGAGGGTCTGAATCTCGTCGCAACCGCGCTCGCTGTGGGTCTGGGCGCAATTGGGCCGGGTGTCGGCATTGGGATTATCGTGTCGGGTGCGGTGCAGGCGATTGGCCGCAATCCTGAAATCGAGAACCGGGTCGTTACCTACATGTTCATCGGTATTGCCTTTACCGAAGCACTGGCAATTTTCGGTCTGGTCATTGCGTTCTTGATCGGTTTTGGCGTCTTACAGTAA
- the atpB gene encoding F0F1 ATP synthase subunit A, which translates to MSTRTRNILIIVGALAISIASRFFLYTGEPHVEVAAEVIFDGIPGFPITNSFLVSIIIDIFVIALAFAATRNLQMVPRGLQNVMEFVLESLYNLFRNINARYVATAFPLVATIFLFVLFGNWFGLLPGVGSIGVCHEKHKGEHAVADERVALAAPAAPLGNVLAAESEVAYDTCAAQGKKLVPLFRAPAADLNFTFAIAAISFVFIEYWGFRALGPGYLKKFFNTNGIMSFVGIIEFISELVKPFALAFRLFGNIFAGEVLLVVMAFLVPLLLPLPFYGFEVFVGFIQALIFALLTYAFLNIAVTGHDEEHAH; encoded by the coding sequence TTGTCAACGAGGACTCGAAACATCTTGATCATTGTGGGGGCACTCGCGATTTCGATTGCCAGTCGCTTTTTTCTCTACACTGGTGAACCACACGTAGAAGTTGCCGCTGAAGTCATCTTTGACGGTATCCCAGGTTTCCCCATCACCAATTCATTTCTTGTCTCGATCATCATCGACATCTTTGTCATTGCATTGGCGTTTGCTGCAACCCGCAACTTACAGATGGTACCACGTGGTTTGCAGAACGTCATGGAATTCGTGCTCGAGTCGTTGTACAATCTCTTTCGCAACATCAATGCCCGCTACGTCGCGACCGCCTTCCCACTGGTAGCAACCATCTTTCTCTTCGTCTTGTTTGGGAACTGGTTTGGTCTGTTGCCCGGCGTGGGTTCCATTGGTGTGTGCCACGAGAAGCACAAAGGCGAGCATGCCGTGGCTGATGAGCGAGTGGCATTAGCTGCGCCAGCCGCACCGCTAGGCAACGTTTTAGCGGCTGAGAGTGAAGTGGCATACGACACCTGCGCAGCGCAGGGTAAGAAACTAGTCCCGCTCTTCCGTGCGCCAGCCGCTGATCTCAACTTTACCTTTGCCATTGCAGCTATCTCGTTCGTCTTCATCGAGTACTGGGGCTTCCGTGCGCTGGGTCCAGGGTACCTGAAGAAGTTCTTTAACACGAATGGTATCATGTCGTTCGTGGGGATTATCGAGTTCATCTCCGAACTGGTGAAGCCCTTCGCTCTGGCCTTCCGTCTTTTTGGGAACATCTTCGCAGGTGAGGTGTTGCTGGTAGTCATGGCATTCCTGGTTCCACTCTTGCTACCACTGCCCTTCTACGGTTTCGAGGTGTTCGTCGGATTTATCCAGGCCTTGATCTTTGCCTTGTTGACCTACGCTTTCCTCAATATCGCCGTCACCGGCCATGACGAGGAGCATGCACATTAA